Proteins from one Polyodon spathula isolate WHYD16114869_AA unplaced genomic scaffold, ASM1765450v1 scaffolds_1299, whole genome shotgun sequence genomic window:
- the LOC121309529 gene encoding toll/interleukin-1 receptor domain-containing adapter protein, which produces MAGWVRRLLERRKRDSSLVSKTTNPSSSQGTASSHSTSSSSCRSRRPDLSSGARWSRLYDLCVCHSEEDISEAQLLVSYLESQPEGLRCFLLLRDSTPGGAVPSELCQAVRSSHCWALLITRSFLLDPWCKYQMHQALAEAPMANGRTIPVLHRLQRSEYPEELRFYYYIDITADQQRGFQQVHRTVLHYLEELCQVDSSKLSSPSSVDTETRGQPGGTQEDTLSNTDSG; this is translated from the exons ATGGCTG GCTGGGTCCGGCGTCTTCTAGAAAGACGCAAGAGAGACTCTTCTCTGGTTTCCAAGACAACCAATCCAAGCTCTTCCCAGGGGACTGCCTCCTCCCActccacctcctcttcctcctgccGCTCCCGGCGCCCGGACCTCAGCAGCGGTGCCCGCTGGAGCCGGCTGTACGACCTGTGTGTGTGCCACAGCGAGGAGGACATCTCCGAGGCCCAGCTCCTCGTCTCTTACCTGGAGAGCCAGCCCGAGGGCTTGCGTTGCTTTCTGCTGCTCCGCGACTCAACCCCGGGGGGCGCCGTTCCCTCAGAGCTGTGCCAGGCCGTGCGGAGCAGCCACTGCTGGGCCTTGCTTATCACCCGCAGCTTCCTGCTGGACCCCTGGTGTAAGTACCAGATGCACCAGGCTCTGGCTGAGGCGCCCATGGCGAACGGGAGGACCATCCCCGTGCTTCACCGTCTGCAGCGCAGTGAGTACCCTGAGGAGCTGCGCTTCTACTACTACATCGACATCACCGCAGACCAGCAGCGCGGCTTCCAGCAGGTCCACAGGACTGTGCTGCACT ACCTAGAGGAACTGTGCCAAGTGGACAGCAGCAAGCTCAGTAGTCCGAGCAGCGTGGACACTGAGACGAGGGGTCAGCCAGGAGGGACACAGGAGGACACACTGTCCAACACTGACTCGGGATAG